Part of the Fusobacterium sp. SYSU M8D902 genome is shown below.
ATAAGAAAAGATGGAGTTCTTCCAGGAAAATTAAGATATAAAAGAAGGGCGAAAGAGATTTTTGATAAAATTGACAAGAAAAGAAATTATCTTGTGTTGACAAAGAAGATTTTTGCATATGCTTTAGCAGTGTCAGAGGAAAATAGTAGTGCTGGAACAATAGTTACAGCTCCAACTTGTGGAGCAGCTGGTGTAATACCAGGTCTTTTAAGAGCTCTTATAGAGGAGTATCAATTAGATGAGACAACAGCATTAAGAGCTTTAGCAATAGCAGGATTAATTGGTAACTTAATAAAGGAAAATGCTACAATATCAGGAGCTGAAGGTGGTTGTCAAGCTGAGGTAGGAGCTGCATGTTCAATGGCTTCAGGAATGGCTGTATACATCTTAGGTGGAACTACTGAGCAGATAGAGTATGCTGCAGAGATGGGAATGGAGCACCACTTAGGAATGACTTGTGACCCAGTTGGTGGATATGTACAAATTCCTTGTATTGAAAGAAATGCAATTGTTGCAGTAAGATCTTTAAATACAGCTGACTATGCTCTTTCAACAAATGGAGATCACACAATAAGTTTTGACCAAGTAGTTATAACAATGAAAGAGACAGGAGTAGATATGTGTTCTGCATATAAAGAGACATCTACTGGTGGTCTAGCTAAGTATTACGATAAATTCTTAAATGATGATTCAGAAAATTAATTGTATATAATCAATAATAAAAACACAAGATATTGTGTAAAAAAAAGAGTCAATTTTGACTCTTTTTTTATTTATTCAATATTAGTTGAGAATTATTAATATCATGTTCTCTAAAAAATAATTCAATTTTACTTTTAGCATCTAATAAATATTTAATAATAAGCTTACTTTTTTCATCAGTAAATCTAAAAGAAGGTGCACTAACACTTATTGCAGCAATAATATTATGACCATTCATTAGAGGAACACTGATACAACTTAATTCTTCGTTTGCCTCGCCATATTCAGTAGAAATGTGTGTTTTTTTTATCATTTGAAGTTGCTCAAAAAGAGTGTCAAAATTAGTTATTGTATTTTTGGTATATGCTTTTAGACCTAGTGGATAAAAATTATTCAATTCATTTTTTGAATAATTAAATAACATAGCTTTTCCTAATGCAGTACAATAGGCAGGTAATTTTTTTCCAACAGATGATGTTATTCTGATTGGATTAGTAGAATCAACTTTAGCAACATATAAAACTTCACCCCCTTCTAAAATTCCCATTTGACAAATTTCATCAGTTTTTTTTACAACATATTCCATTTCAGATTTTATAAATTGTAAAGCATTCATATTTCCAATATATGATGATCCAATACAGAAAGAGTTTATCCCGATTGTATAGGTATATGTTTTTTCATTAAAAAAGATAAATTTTTTATTAGCCATTGTATGAATGATTGGAAGTATTGTGCTTTTAGGCGAATTTATTATTTCCGAAATTTCAGTTAAAGTTAATCCTTCCGGATTAGAAGCCAATGTTTCTAAAATATTTAAAACTCTGAGAGTAGGATTATGTTCTGTATTTTTCATATTCACCCCTTGTATAATAAAATATTATATAGATATTATATCAAAAATTATCTAAAAAAAGTAGCATATAATATTTTGAAAAAACTGTTCTTAATAAGTACAAAAAGTTTTTTAAAAAAAAGTATTGACAATTTTATAAAAATGTATTAGTATTCAAATATAGCAAGTACGTATATATAAAATCGATTTGTAAATACGAATTAAATGAAGTGTAAAAATAAAGGGGGGTAAATTATGATATTAAAATTTTTGCGAAAAGTTCCAGCAGGAATGATGATAGTTCCGTTGTTAATAGGATCTTTTATGAATACTTTTTTTCCAGCGGCCTTAAAAATAGGATCTTTTACTACCGCAACTTTTTCAAGTGCAGGAGCGGCAACAGCAATGGGAATTCAACTATTTTGTTTAGGTACTACCTTACAAATAGCAGATATGCCAAAAGTAATAAAACGTGGTGGAATATTATTAATTTCAAAATTTGTGATAGGAGCAGCAATTGGGATAGCTGTAGGGAAAATATTTGGATTTGCAGGAGTTTGTGGATTAACAACACTAGCAATAATAAGTGCTGTAACTAATAGTAATGGAAGTGTTTATTTGGCATTGATGAAAACTTATGGAGATACAACAGATTGTGCTGCAATGGCATTATTAGCGTTAAATGATGGACCATTATTAACTTTAATAGCATTAGGAGCATCTGGATTAGCAAACGTACCATTAATGGCATTAGTAGCAACTGTAGTTCCAATAATTGTAGGAATGATTATTGGAAATATAGATAAAGGAATGAGAGATTTTATGGCACCAGCAGGAGATATTTTAATTCCTTTTGTTGGTTTTACTTTGGGAGCAGGGATAAATTTAAGTAATGTATTAAAAGGAGGAGTTCCAGGAATAGTATTGGGTCTTATATCAGTTTTTGTGGGTGGAGCATTTATAGTATTTTGTGATAGAATGATAGGAAGAAGGCCAGGATATGCTGGTTGGGCAGTAGCAACAACAGCAGGAAATGCAGTTGCAGTACCAGCAGCAGTAGGAATAATAGATCCTGCATGGGCTCCATATGTAGGAGAGGCAACAACACAGGTAGCTGCGGCAGTAGTTGTAACAGCAATATTGGCACCTTTAATGACAAATTATTGGGCTAAAAAGTATGGATGTCCTAAAATTAATGAAGTTAATTAAAATATATTTTAAAAGGGAGGAAATAAATGAAAATAAATGCTGTAATAATTGATAAAAAAGATAATGTAGCAGTTGCAATTGAAATAATAAAGAAAGGAGAAGCTATATTTTATAAAAGAGATAATGAGGATATAGAGTTAGAAGCTTTAACTGATATTCAAATATATCATAAACTAGCAAATAAAGAAATAAAAAAAGGTGAACCAGTAATTAAATATGGAGAACACATAGGAATAGCAGCTAGAGATATAAAAAAAGGCGAACATGTACATGTTCATAATGTAGAAAGTCACAGAGAAGAATTATAACAGAAGGAGGATAGAGAGATGAAATTTTTAGGATATAGAAGACCAGATGGAAAAGTAGGAGTAAGAAATAAAATTTTTATATTACCAGCAAGTGTTTGTGCGTCTGATACTACTAGAATAATAGCATCACAAATAGAAGGTGCAGTAACATTTAATAATCAAAATGGTTGTTCACAAGTAACTGGAGACCAACAACTAACGATGGATATAATGGCAGGAATGGCTGCAAATCCAAATGTATATGGAATTATTGTGGTATCTTTAGGTTGTGAAAACTGTCAAATGGATTTAGTAGTTGATGCAATTAGACAAAGGACAAATAAGCCAATGGAGACTTTTATAATTCAAGAAAATGGTGGAACAATTACGACTATTGAAAGAGCAGTACGTGCTGGAAGAAAAATGGCACAAGAAGCATCAATGCAACAAAGAGAAGAATGTGATATTTCTGAATTAATAATAGGAACTGAATGTGGAGGGTCAGATCCAACAAGTGGATTAGCTTCAAATGTTTTAATAGGAGAATTAAGTGATCGTTTAGTAGAACTAAACTCAACATCAATTTTATCGGAAACAACAGAATTTATAGGAGCAGAACATATATTAGCATCACGTGCTAAGAATGATGAAGTTAAAACAAGAATTTATGATATAGTTCATAGATATGAGAGAGCACTTCAACTAGTAGGTGAAGAGGTAAGAATAGGAAATCCTTCTCCAGGAAATATAGCAGGAGGATTAACAACACTTGAAGAAAAATCATTAGGATGTATACATAAAGGAGGACATTCGGTTGTAAATGCTGTATTTGATTATGGAAAACCAATTACGGAGAAAGGTTTAGTAATAATGGATACTCCAGGTAATGATCCTTCATCAGTTGCTGGAATGGTAGCAGGAGGAGCACAAATAATAGTATTTTCAACTGGGAGAGGAACACCTACAGGAAATCCGATATCTCCAGTAATTAAAATTACTGGAAATAAATTAACTTTTGAGAATATGAAAGATAATATAGATATTGATGCTAGTCCTGTTATTTATGGACCTCAAACGTTAAAAGAATTGGGAAATGAATTACTAGATGAAGTAATAAGTGTAGCTAATGGAAAACAAACAAAAGCAGAGACTTTAGGATATACAGAAACTGCAATTGCAAGACTTTGTAATTATGTTTAATGATTATTTTTAAGAGAAAGATATGTTTTATTTATTTAAAACTAAATTTATAAAAGGATTATTTATGAAATTTATAAGATTTATAGCAAATAATGAAGAAAAAATAGGAGTATTAGATAAAACAGAATTAAAAATAATAAAATTATTTGATATTGAAAAAGCAGAAATAGATCCGATGATAACTATTATAAGAAATTTGACAAAACAAAATTTGAAAGACATTAGAGAAAAAATTAAAAATAAAGTAGGAGAATATAAATTAGAAGATGTAAAAATTTGTTCACCAATAAAAAAAACAATACATGATGTAATTTGTGTAGGTGTAAATTATAAAGAACACTTATTAGAAACTCAAAATAGATTTGATAATAATTTTAAAACTCCTTCAAAGATTGTTTTTTTCTCAAAAAGGTCAAAAGAAATAATAGGAACAAATGATTATATCATTAGTAAATTACAACTTGATAATAATTTAGATTATGAAGTTGAATTAGCAGTAATTATAGGAAAAGAGGGAGTAAATATATCAAAAGAAGACGTAAATGAGTATATATTTGGTTATTCTATATTTAATGATATTTCTTCTAGAAAATTACAAAAAGATCATATTCAATGGTTTAGAGGAAAAAGTCTAGATACTTATTCAATAATGGGACCAGTAATATTGCATGGTTCAGCAGTAGAATTGCCACTTGAATTAA
Proteins encoded:
- a CDS encoding fumarylacetoacetate hydrolase family protein gives rise to the protein MFYLFKTKFIKGLFMKFIRFIANNEEKIGVLDKTELKIIKLFDIEKAEIDPMITIIRNLTKQNLKDIREKIKNKVGEYKLEDVKICSPIKKTIHDVICVGVNYKEHLLETQNRFDNNFKTPSKIVFFSKRSKEIIGTNDYIISKLQLDNNLDYEVELAVIIGKEGVNISKEDVNEYIFGYSIFNDISSRKLQKDHIQWFRGKSLDTYSIMGPVILHGSAVELPLELNISCEVNGEIRQNSNTRFFISDIPTIISEISQGMTLEPGDIIITGTPEGVGVGFDPPKYLQKDDIIKCKIEKIGELINKVK
- a CDS encoding L-serine ammonia-lyase, iron-sulfur-dependent, subunit alpha, translated to MDSLKELFKIGCGPSSSHTMGPERAAKKFKAETEGANLYIVELYGSLAATGKGHLTDWIIEETLKPVKTEIIWMPEFIHEYHTNGMKFIALDKDGKVMKEWLVFSVGGGTIKELTDKRSGAGQCYNLNKMDDIMAWCKENNKELWEYVEYCEGPSIWEHLKSILDTMNAAVDRGIRKDGVLPGKLRYKRRAKEIFDKIDKKRNYLVLTKKIFAYALAVSEENSSAGTIVTAPTCGAAGVIPGLLRALIEEYQLDETTALRALAIAGLIGNLIKENATISGAEGGCQAEVGAACSMASGMAVYILGGTTEQIEYAAEMGMEHHLGMTCDPVGGYVQIPCIERNAIVAVRSLNTADYALSTNGDHTISFDQVVITMKETGVDMCSAYKETSTGGLAKYYDKFLNDDSEN
- a CDS encoding UxaA family hydrolase, whose amino-acid sequence is MKINAVIIDKKDNVAVAIEIIKKGEAIFYKRDNEDIELEALTDIQIYHKLANKEIKKGEPVIKYGEHIGIAARDIKKGEHVHVHNVESHREEL
- a CDS encoding 2-keto-3-deoxygluconate permease, which gives rise to MILKFLRKVPAGMMIVPLLIGSFMNTFFPAALKIGSFTTATFSSAGAATAMGIQLFCLGTTLQIADMPKVIKRGGILLISKFVIGAAIGIAVGKIFGFAGVCGLTTLAIISAVTNSNGSVYLALMKTYGDTTDCAAMALLALNDGPLLTLIALGASGLANVPLMALVATVVPIIVGMIIGNIDKGMRDFMAPAGDILIPFVGFTLGAGINLSNVLKGGVPGIVLGLISVFVGGAFIVFCDRMIGRRPGYAGWAVATTAGNAVAVPAAVGIIDPAWAPYVGEATTQVAAAVVVTAILAPLMTNYWAKKYGCPKINEVN
- a CDS encoding UxaA family hydrolase, with product MKFLGYRRPDGKVGVRNKIFILPASVCASDTTRIIASQIEGAVTFNNQNGCSQVTGDQQLTMDIMAGMAANPNVYGIIVVSLGCENCQMDLVVDAIRQRTNKPMETFIIQENGGTITTIERAVRAGRKMAQEASMQQREECDISELIIGTECGGSDPTSGLASNVLIGELSDRLVELNSTSILSETTEFIGAEHILASRAKNDEVKTRIYDIVHRYERALQLVGEEVRIGNPSPGNIAGGLTTLEEKSLGCIHKGGHSVVNAVFDYGKPITEKGLVIMDTPGNDPSSVAGMVAGGAQIIVFSTGRGTPTGNPISPVIKITGNKLTFENMKDNIDIDASPVIYGPQTLKELGNELLDEVISVANGKQTKAETLGYTETAIARLCNYV
- a CDS encoding IclR family transcriptional regulator encodes the protein MKNTEHNPTLRVLNILETLASNPEGLTLTEISEIINSPKSTILPIIHTMANKKFIFFNEKTYTYTIGINSFCIGSSYIGNMNALQFIKSEMEYVVKKTDEICQMGILEGGEVLYVAKVDSTNPIRITSSVGKKLPAYCTALGKAMLFNYSKNELNNFYPLGLKAYTKNTITNFDTLFEQLQMIKKTHISTEYGEANEELSCISVPLMNGHNIIAAISVSAPSFRFTDEKSKLIIKYLLDAKSKIELFFREHDINNSQLILNK